Below is a window of Streptomyces genisteinicus DNA.
TTGCCGGCCAGGCCGACGGCGGAGACCTGCTTGCCCTCGCGCTTGGCCTTCTCCTCCTCCTCGTGCTCGCGCTCCTCCTCTTCCTCCAGCTTGTCCTCGAAGTAGCCGGAGAGGCCGCCGACGACGAGGTAGGTGATCAGACCGGCGATGCCGGCCAGCAGCACGGTGGCCGTCTTGTCGGCGTGGCCGGAGCTGGTGTGCGCCTCGACGGCGAAGTACATCGCGGACAGCAGCAGGGCGATCAGGGCGACACAGGCGGAGAGCATGTCGACCTTGCCGAGCTTGGCCAGCGGCTTCTCGATCCAGGACAGCCAGGTGTGCTCGCGCTTCTCGAAGATGAAGTCGAGGAAGATCATCAGCAGGAACATGCCGCCGAAGGCGGCGATGGCCGGGTGGGCGTCGGTGACGAGCGCCTCGTACCGGTCGGGGTCGTCCATGGCCAGCTGGACGGCCTCGATCGGCCCGACCTTGGCGCTGATGGCGACGATCACGACGGGGAAGACCAGCCGCATGCCGAAGACGGCGATCAGAATGCCGATGGTCAGGAAGATCTTCTGCCAGAAGGCATTCATCTTCTTGAGGATGCCGGCGTTGACGACCGCGTTGTCGAAGGACAGCGAGATTTCCAGGATCGACAGGATCAGTACGATCCCGAACGCCTCCCAGCCCCACTGCCAGGCGGCGAAAGCAAGGCCGGCCGCCGTCACGGCGAACGACCAGCCGAAGGTTTTCAGAACCACTGGCTACCCAATCGTGTATTGGTCCCCCGAGTGAAGCCTGAGGGAGGTGCTCCCCCGCGCCGCACGCGGCTTTACGAAACGTTGACCCCGAAGTCTAGAGCGATGCCGCGCAGGCCCGACGCGTACCCCTGGCCCACGGCCCGGAACTTCCACTCGCCCCCGTACCGGTAGAGCTCGCCGAAGATCATCGCGGTCTCGGTGGAGGCGTCCTCGCTCAGGTCGTAGCGGGCGAGCTCCTGGCCGTCGGCCTGGTTGACCACGCGGATGAACGCGTTGCTGACCTGCCCGAAGGTCTGGCCCCGGTTGTCCGCCTCGTGGATGGAGACGGGGAACACGATCTTGTCGACGTGCGCCGGCACCGCGGAGAGGTCGACGATCAGCGACTCGTCGTCGCCGTCGCCCTCGCCCGTGAGGTTGTCGCCGGTGTGCTCGACCGAGCCGTCCGGGCTCTTGAGCTGGTTGTAGAAGATGAACCACTCGTCGCCGAGAACGCGCCCGTTCTGGCAGAGGAGGGCACTGGCGTCGAGGTCGAAGTCGGCTCCGGTGGTGGAGCGTGCGTCCCAGCCGAGGCCCACCAGGACCTGGGTGAGGTTGGGTGCGGCCTTGGAGAGGGAGACATTGCCTCCCTTGGCGAGCGTGACGCCCATGATGATGTGTCCTCCCCTGTGCGGTCGTTGTGCGAGGCACGTCCGGCGCCGCACGAAGCGTGCGGCGCCGGACGTGGAGTGCTGCGGCTCAGACGTTGACGCCGAAGTCCTGCGCGATGCCGCGCAGTCCGGAGGCGTAACCCTGGCCGATGGCGCGGAACTTCCACTCGGCGCCGTTGCGGTAGAGCTCGCCGAAGACCATCGCGGTCTCGGTGGACGCGTCCTCGCTGAGGTCGTACCGGGCGAGCTCGACGCCGTCGGCCTGGTTGACGACGCGGATGAACGCGTTGCGCACCTGGCCGAAGGACTGCTGGCGGCTCTCGGCCTCGTAGATCGAGACCGGGAACACGATCTTGTCGACGTCGGCGGGGACCGCGGCCAGGTTGACCTTGATCGCCTCGTCGTCGCCCTCGCCCTCACCGGTGAGGTTGTCACCGGTGTGCTCGACGGAGCCGTCGGGGCTCTTGAGGTTGTTGAAGAAGACGAAGTTGCCGTCGGTGGCGACCTTGCCCTCGGCGTTGGTCAGCAGCGCGCTGGCGTCGAGGTCGAAGTCGGTGCCGGTGGTGGTCCGGACGTCCCAGCCCAGGCCCACGGTGACCGCGGTCAGGTTCGGCGCGGCCTTGGTCAGCGAGACGTTGCCGCCCTTGCTGAGGCTGACTCCCACGAGTCCCTCCATTGGTGTTCAGGGGCAGCGCCCCCGTAGTGCGTTCCTGTACGGATCTACGAAAGAATCCTAGTGACCGGTTCCCCACGGAAACAGACTTTCGCTCCCCGGTTCGCCCGGTGAATGCGCGAGAGGAACGGTTTCCCCTGTGGCGTCCGGCAGTTGCGCCGGCTCCCCGGTGGTCGGCCGGGGGTCAGAGGGTACCGAGCGCCGCGACGTACTCGTTCAGGTCCCGGGCGTCCGGGAGGCCGTTGAGGACGGTCCAGCGCACGACGCCCTCCTTGTCGATGATGAAGGTGCCGCGCACCGCGCAGCCCTTCTCCGCGTCGAAGACGCCGTAGGCGGTGGAGACCTCGCCGTGCGGCCAGAAGTCCGACAGCAGCGGGTACTCCAGGCCCTCCTGCTCGGCGAAGACGCGCAGGGTGTGGATGGAGTCGTTGGAGACGGCGAGCAGCTGGGTGTCGTCGTTGACGAACGACGGCAGCTCGTCGCGCAGGGCGCACAGCTCGCCGGTGCACACGCCGGTGAAGGCGAACGGGTAGAAGAGCAGGACGACGTTCTTCTCGCCGCGGTAGTCCGAGAGCGAGACGGTGCGGCCGTGATTGTCCTTGAGGGTGAACTCAGGAGCCTTGTCGCCGACCTCGATCGCCATGGAAACGCATCCCTTCAGTGAGCCGAACCGGTGAATGCCCACCTTACGGGCTGCCGAACCGTCCCGGCGGGGGAGCCCTCACCCGGCACGGAACCGCCCCGGCGGGAAGCCCCCCGCCCGGTGCGCCGGGCAGGCGCGAGGCCCCCGCCGACCGGGTGGTCGGCGGGGGCCTCGCGATGCTGTCGGGGGCGCTCCCCGGGCCGCGGCGGGCGTGGTGCCGCCCGCGGTCCTCAGCGCTTCTTCGCCGCCGCCTTCGGCGTGACGAGGCGGGTGCCCGCCCAGTCCTTGCCGGCGCTGACGCTCTTGGTCTGAGAGAGCCCGGCGGTGGTGGCGGCGTCGCCGATGTCGCTGGGCTCGACGTAGCCGTCACGGCCCGTCTTCGGCGTCAGCAGCAGGATCTGGCCGCCCTCTTCCATGTACGCGATGGCATCGACCAGCGCGTCGGTCAGGTCCCCGTCGTCGTCACGGAACCAGAGCACCACGGCGTCGGCCACGTCGTCGTAGTCCTCGTCGACGAGGTCGCTGCCGATGGCCGCTTCGATGGCCTCGCGCAGTTCTGTATCGACGTCGTCGTCGTAGCCGATCTCCTGGACCACCTGGTCGGGCTGGAATCCCAGCCTTACGGCCAGGTTCGTCTCCGCGTGGTCCGCGGTCGCGCTCACGGCTTGCCTCCTGATCTTGATTCTTGGGAATGCCTGCGGCCACGCGCGCAGGCGTGACGTTGACCGTAGTCCACACGGGCGGGACCGATCGCGCAAGTACCCGGCCGCGGGGACCGCCGAAACAGTGACGTTTGGGGCCGTCCCGGCGCAACTCCTGGCATGCTTCCCACCTCGGCCGGCGGGACGTACACACCATTCATCACCCTTTGCGCCATACCTACCCCTCGATCACCGGTCGGAACCGAACGGCCGAACGAAACACTTGAGCGCCTTGGGCGTAAGGTTGCGATTTGACCGGTCCCCCACCGGCGGCCGGCGCTCGATGACGAGGAGTACGGGGGTTACCCCTCGGTAGAGGTGACGTACGCCTCCCCGCGGTACACGATGGGAGGCGGTGCGACAGCTCGTCCGTCATCACGTCAGTGCGTCTTCCCGCCTCGTGTGGCGGCAGGCGCCCAACAGCGAAGGAATAGCGTGGCTTCCGGATCCGATCGCAACCCGATCATCATTGGCGGCCTTCCCAGCCAGGTCCCCGACTTCGATCCCGAAGAGACGAAGGAGTGGCTGGACTCCCTCGACGCCGCCGTCGACGAGCGGGGCCGCGAACGCGCCCGCTACCTGATGCTCCGCCTGATCGAGCGGGCCCGCGAGAAGCGCGTGGCCGTGCCCGAGATGCGCAGCACGGACTACGTCAACACCATCGCCACCCGGGACGAGCCGTTCTTCCCGGGCAACGAGGAGATCGAGCGCAAGGTCCTCAACGCCACCCGCTGGAACGCCGCGGTGATGGTCTCCCGCGCGCAGCGCCCCGGCATCGGCGTCGGCGGCCACATCGCCACGTTCGCCTCCTCGGCCTCCCTCTACGACGTGGGCTTCAACCACTTCTTCCGGGGCAAGGACGACGGCAAGGGCGGCGACCAGATCTTCTTCCAGGGGCACGCCTCCCCCGGCATCTACGCGCGCGCGTTCCTGCTGGACCGCCTCAGCGAGCAGCAGCTCGACGCCTTCCGGCAGGAGAAGTCGAAGGCCCCGTACGGCCTGTCCAGCTACCCGCACCCGCGGCTGATGCCGGACTTCTGGGAGTTCCCCACCGTCTCCATGGGCCTCGGCCCGCTCGGCGCCATCTACCAGGCGCGCATGAACCGCTACATGGAGGCGCGCGGCATCGCCGACACCTCCGACTCGCACGTGTGGGCCTACCTCGGCGACGGCGAGATGGACGAGCCCGAGTCGCTGGGCCAGCTCTCCATCGCCGCCCGTGAGGGCCTGGACAACCTCACCTTCGTGGTGAACTGCAACCTCCAGCGCCTCGACGGCCCGGTGCGCGGCAACGGCAAGATCATCCAGGAGCTGGAGTCGCAGTTCCGCGGCGCCGGCTGGAACGTGATCAAGCTGGTCTGGGACCGCACCTGGGACCCGCTGCTGGCACAGGACCGCGACGGCGTGCTGGTCAACAAGCTGAACACCACCCCCGACGGGCAGTTCCAGACGTACGCCACCGAGACCGGTTCGTACATCCGCGAGCACTTCTTCGGCGGCGACCACCGGCTGCGCTCCATGGTCGAGAACATGACCGACCACCAGATCCTGATGCTGGGCCGCGGCGGTCACGACCACCGCAAGATCTACGCGGCGTACGCGGCGGCCCGTGAGCACAAGGGCCAGCCGACGGTGATCCTCGCGCAGACGGTCAAGGGCTGGACGCTCGGCCCGAACTTCGAGGGCCGCAACGCCACCCACCAGATGAAGAAGCTGACGGTCGCCGACCTGAAGGGCTTCCGCGACCGGCTCCACATCCCGATCACCGACGCCCAGCTGGAGTCCGGCCTGCCGCCGTACTACCACCCGGGCCGGGACTCGGAGGAGATCCAGTACATGCACGACCGCCGCAAGGGACTGGGCGGTTACGTGCCCACCCGTGTCGTGCGGGCGAAGCCGCTGGAGCTGCCCGGCGACACGACGTACGCGGCCGTGAAGAAGGGCTCCGGCCAGCAGTCGATCGCCACCACCATGGCGTTCGTCCGGCTGCTCAAGGACCTCATGCGGGACAAGGAGATCGGCAAGCGCTTCGTGCTGATCGCGCCGGACGAGTACCGCACCTTCGGCATGGACTCCTTCTTCCCGAGTGCGAAGATCTACAACCCGCTGGGCCAGCAGTACGAGGCCGTCGACCGTGAGCTGCTCCTCGCCTACAAGGAGTCGCCGACCGGTCAGATGCTGCACGACGGCATCTCGGAGGCCGGCTGCACGGCCTCGCTGGTCGCGGCCGGGTCGGCGTACGCCACCCACGGCGAGCCGCTGATCCCGGTGTACGTCTTCTACTCGATGTTCGGTTTCCAGCGCACCGGAGACCAGTTCTGGCAGATGGCCGACCAGCTGGCGCGCGGTTTCGTCCTCGGCGCCACCGCGGGCCGGACCACGCTGACCGGCGAGGGCCTCCAGCACGCCGACGGCCACTCGCAGCTGCTGGCGTCGACCAACCCGGGCTGTGTCTCCTACGACCCGGCGTTCGGCTTCGAGATCGCGCACATCGTCCAGGACGGGCTGCGCCGGATGTACGGTCCGGACGCCGAGGACGTCTTCTACTACCTCACCGTCTACAACGAGCCGATCCAGCACCCGGCGGAGCCGGAGGGCGTGGACGCCGAGGGCATCGTCAAGGGCATCCACCTCTTCCGCCGCGGCGAGCAGGGGCAGATCCCGGCGCAGATCATGGCGTCCGGTGTGGCCGTGCCGTGGGCCGTCGAGGCCCAGCGGATCCTCGCCGAGGAGTGGAACGTCCGGGCCGACGTGTGGTCCGCGACCTCGTGGAACGAGCTGCGCCGGGAGGCCGTCGAGGCGGACCGGCACAACCTCCTGCACCCGGAGGAGGAGCAGCGGGTGCCGTACGTGACGCGCAAGCTGTCCGGCGCCGAGGGCCCGTTCGTGGCCGTGTCGGACTGGATGCGGTCGGTGCCGGACCAGATCTCGCGCTGGGTGCCGGGCGCCTACACCTCGCTCGGTGCGGACGGCTTCGGCTTCGCGGACACCCGCGGCGCCGCGCGCCGGTACTTCCACATCGACGCCCCCTCGATCGTGCTGGCCGTGCTGACCGAGCTGGCCCGTGACGGCAAGGTGGACCGCGGTGTGCTGAAGCAGGCGATCGACCGCTACCAGCTGCTCGACGTGGCGGCCGCCGACCCGGGTCCGGAGGGCGGCGACGCCTGACCGGAGAGCCGGTGAACACAGGGCGGGTGCGGGGCCGGCGGCCCCGCACCCGCCCTTCTCTACGTCTCCCAGACCTTGAAGGCGCGTACCCGGTGCGGGGATTCGGGGACCCAGGTGCCCTTGCCGGGATAGGTCTCGAACTCGCCCGTCTCGGCGCATTCGGCGGACTGGTAGGTGGTGACCGGCCTGCCGGTGCGGTTGGCGAGCGAGGCGGCCGTGGTGCCTGCGGCGAGCGGGACACAGGCCTCGATGTCGAGGCCGGACAGGTCGTGGACGCGGCGTGCGCCCTGGAATCCGCTGCCCGCCCACAGGCACAGCTCGCCCGCGGCGCAGTCGCCGAGCCGGGGAGCGGAGCGGGCCGGCGCCCCTGCCGTCCCGGGCGGGGCGCCCGGGACGGCAGGCGGGGCGGCGAAGGCCGCCGGGGCGGGTCCGGGGGCGGCCGTCGCGGCGGACGGGGCGAGGAGGGCGGCCGGTGCCAGGAGGGCGGCGGCCAGGGCGGTGGGGAGAACGGTCGGGTGGCGCATGCGGAAGTACCCCCGTGCGGTGGCTGTGCGGACGATGCGGATGAACGCGGACGACCGCAGCGTGTCCCGCCGCCGGGGCGTGCCGGAAGAGCGCCCGTTCATGATCATCCGGATAGGCGACAGCCCCGCCGGGGCTCCCGGCGGGGCTGTTCGTGTGCGCGCGGTTGACGCCTCGGCGGCGCCCGGGTGCGTCAGATGTGACCGACGCCGGCACCCGCCTCCGCGTTCTCGCCGCGCTTCGTCAGGGTGGCGACCAGGGCCGCGACCACGGCGACGACGCCGGCGACGGTGAACGCCAGGCCCATGCCGGACATGAAGGTGTCGTGGATGACGTCACCGATACGAGTGAGCAGGTCGGGCGTCATGCCGGGCGCCTGGGCGAGCTCGCCGGGAACGGCGCCGAACTCGGCGGCCTCCTCCAGCCGGGGGTCGGCCGGGACCGGGATGCCCGCCGCCTGCCAGTTGTCCGCGAACTCGGCGCTGACCTTGGAGGACATCACCGCGCCGAGGACGGCGGTGCCGAGGGCGCCGCCGACCTGCATGGCGGCCTGCTGGAGGCCGCCGGCCACACCGGACAGCTCCAGCGGGGCGTTGCCGACGATGACCTCGGTGGCGCCCACCATGACCGGGGCGAGGCCGAGGCCGAGCAGGGCGAACCAGAGCGACATGGCGAAGGTGCCGGTGCCGTCGGTGAGGGTCGTCATGCCGAACATCGCGGCGGCGGTGCAGACCATGCCGCCGACCAGCGGGACGCGCGGGCCGAACTTGGTGATCAGCAGGCCGGCCAGCGGCGAGGAGACGATCATCATCGCGGTGAGCGGCAGCAGCCGCAGACCGCTGTCGACCGGGCTCAGGCCGCGGACGCCCTGAAGGTAGAAGGTCACGAAGAACAGGCCGCCCATGAAGGCGAAGGCCATCAGGACCATCAGGACCGTGCCTGCCGAGAGCGGCACGGAGCGGAACATCCCGAGCGGGATCAGCGGCTCCTTCACCTTGGTCTCCCAGACGGCGAAGAGCACGAAGAGGATCACCGCGCCGCCGAGGCAGAGCCAGGTGTTGGTGCCGCCCCAGCCCCAGGACTCGCCCGCCTTGATGAGGCCGTAGACCAGGGCGCCCATGGCGCCGGAGAGCAGCACGATGCCGGGGATGTCGAAGGAGCGCGGCGCGTTCTCGGCGCGGTGGTCCCTCAGGATCACGAGGCCGAAGGCGAGGGCGACGACGCCGACGGGCACGTTGATGAAGAAGACCGACTGCCAGCTCACGTGCTCGACGAGGAGACCGCCGACGATCGGGCCGCCCGCGGTGGAGGCGCCGATGACCATGCCCCAGATGCCGATGGCCATGTTGAGCTTCTCGGCCGGGAAGGTGGCGCGCAGCAGGCCGAGCGCGGCCGGCATCAGCAGGGCGCCGAAGAGGCCCTGGAAGATGCGGAAGACGATCACCAGGGCGATGGAGTCGGACAGACCGATCGCGGCGGACGCGGCGGCGAAGCCGGCGATGCCGATCAGGAAGGTCTGCCGGTGGCCGAAGCGGTCGCCCAGCTTGCCGGCCGTGATCAGCGCGACGGCGAGGGCGAGCAGATAGCCGTTGGTGATCCACTGGACCTCCGACAGCGAGGCGCCCAGGTCCTTCTGGATGGCCGGGTTGGCGATCGCGACGATGGTGCCGTCCAGCGCCACCATCATCACGCCGATGGCCACGGCGAACAGGGTCAGCCAGGGGTGGCCGCGCAGCCCCTTGGCGGGTGCGGGCAGCTCGTCCCGGTGACCGTCCGGCTCTCGCGGCGCCTTGTCGACGGTGGTCTGACTAGTCATACGGGGAGGCTAATGTCAGCGACTGACAGTTGACAAACCAGTTCACAAGTCGGTAACTGTCATGTCGCTCACAGGTAGGCTGAACTGGTGAAAAGCGCGAAAAAGCGCCGAGCGGCAGTCGACGACGAGGACGGTGGCGTGGCGGTCGAACCGACCGGACTGCGGGCCCGCAAGAAGCAGCGCACCCGGGACGCGCTGGTGCGCGTGGCCCTCGAACTCTTCACCGCCCAGGGATACGAGGAGACCACCGTCGACGAGATCACCGACGCGGTCGAGGTCTCGCAGCGCACGTTCTTCCGCTACTTCGCCGGCAAGGAGGACGCCGCCTTCGCCGTGCAGGAGATGACCGAGTCCCTCTACCTCGACGCGCTGCGCGCACGCCCCCCGGGCGAGCCGCCGCTGGAGGCGATGCGCCAGGCCGTCTTCGCCGTCTGGGACGTCATCGAGGTGGCCGTCTCCGAGATCGTGCCCCTCGAACTGCACATGCGCAGCTTCCGGATGATCGAGTCCACCCCCGCCCTGCTCGCCGCCCATCTGCGGCGCTCGGCCGAGGCGGAGGAGGTGCTCGCGCAGCTGATCGCCGACCGCGAGGGCCTGGACATGGCGCTGGATCCGCGGCCCCGGGTGGCGGTCGCCGCCTTCAGCGGGGTGATGCGGGTGACCGGACGCCTGTGGAGCCAGGGCGAGGACCTGCGTCCCGAGGCGGTGCGCCGGCTCACCGAGACGTTTCTCGACCATCTGACACCGGCGCTGGCCGGTGACTGGCGGGGCGGCGGCGCGGCCGTCCGGGGGACCTCCGCCGAGCGCGCGGCGCACACGGAACGTCACCTTCCCGCACTCTAATCCCCTCGCACGCGTGATCTGCCTCACGCTGCGCGTACGCGCGGGCACGCGTCTCCTAGGGTGTCCCGCAGTGACTTCCTTCGACTCCACCCCGAACCCGACCGCATGGCGCGCACTGTTCGTCCTCACGGTCGTGCTGATGATGCTGGCGACCACCGGATGGACGGCGGTACGCCAGCACACCGGCCCCCGCACGCAGCTCGCCGCGGAACTGGCGGCCTGGAACAAGGACCGGATCGAGGGACGCGCACTGCCGTCGCCCGATGCCGGGCACGCCCGGCTGGCCGCCTTCTTCGCGTCCGTGGGCACCCGGTCGGGGGCCCGGCTCGCCGCCGACTACCCGCGCATCATGGGGAATCTCGACGGCGCTCCGGTCACCCTGCGTTATCGGGCGAACCGGAAGGCGCTCGCCGCGTCGTGGTCCAAGGAGAGGGAGCGCGTGGCGAATCCGGCGCTCACCGCCGAGGGCCACCACGAGGCCGTGCGGCGCATGCACCGGTTCAGGGCGCTGATGGCCGAGGACCGCCAGATCCTCGCCTTCGACCCGTCCGGCGCGGGGCGGGTCGCCGAGGTTCTGGGCGATCTCGACCGGGCCGAGCGGGTGTCCGTGATCGTGCCCGGCGTCGACACCAACCTCCTCACCTTCCAGAAGACGGCCCGCAAGTACTCCGCCCCCGTCGGCATGGCCCAGTCGCTCTACGCGGCCGAGCGGGCCGCCGCGCCGCGGGTGCCCACCGCCGTCATCGCCTGGGCCGACTACACCTCCCCTGTCGGTGTCGGCGTGGACTCCGCGATCGGACGGCTCGCCGAGAGCGGCGCCCGCCGGCTGACGTCGCTGACCGAGGCGCTGCCCGGGGACTCCCGGGTCGCCCTGTTCTGCCACAGCTACGGATCGGTCGTCTGCGGCGTCGCGGCCCGCGACCTGCCGGCCCGGGTGGAGGACCTCGCCGTCGCCGGCAGCCCCGGCATGCGCGCCGAGAACGTCGCCGGGCTCGGCACCGGCGCCCGGGTGTGGGCCACCCGGGACGGCGACGACTGGATCGAGGACGTCCCGCACCTGGAGGTCGGCGGCCTCGGGCACGGCGAGGACCCGGTCACGCCCGAGTTCGGCGCGCGGGTCGTCTCCGCCGCGGGAGCCGTCGGCCACACCGGCTATTTCGAGCCGGGAACCGAGAGCGTCCACAACTTCGCCGCCATCGGGGTCGGCGCGTACGAGGGCATCAGCTGCGCCGCCGACGACGACTCCTGCCGCCGTGACATCGCCGCCGTCTGAAGCCGGTATTCCGCACTGTTTTGCGGTGACCGGCCGTCCTGACGCGCGTAGAGCACGGCAGAAGCTGCTTGCCTCACAGGGGCGACGGACAGGCGTCGGCCGCATACGATGAGGCACATGGGTGACGTTCTGGCGGGAATTCAAGCCACGTGGGAGTTCGAGACCGACTCCGTGCTCATCCGCTTCGAACGGGGAATCCGCACGCCGAAGCTGTTCTCGGCACTGCGTGAACGGCGCATCCCGCACGAGGCGTTGGCCGGGGTGACGCTCTCCCCCGGCAAGCGGGGCACGGTGGTGCTGCGGGCCGAGCCCAGACCGGGCGCCGACCCGCTGATGGAGGCGGCCGCCGGTCAGCTGAAGGACACCTCGGACCCCTACCGCCTGGTGCTCCCGGCCGAGCGCGAGACCCTGGCCGAGTACTACGCCGACGAGCTGCGCGCCGCCCTGCCCGGCGACGCGGACTCCCCCGCCGACCGCTACCTGGTGGCCGCGCCCGAGGGGCCGCTGGGCTTCAAGGCCTACGACGGCAAGGCCTCGTTCGACGGGTCGAAGGTGTCGTTCCGCTGGTTCTGGACGGGGGCGTCCACCGCCAAATGGAAGGCGGGCGACCAGAGTTTCCCGCTGGCCGAGCTGAGCGGCGTCGAATGGCGTTCGCCGGAGATCCTGGAGGGGTACCTGCGGCTGCTGCGCCGCGATCCCGACGGCTCCGGCGCGACGCAGCCCGACCAGGACCCGGCCGCTGTCGTCTTCGGCCTCGGATACGGGCCGGTGCACGAGTCCCTGCCGTTCGCCGCCGCGGTCCTTCAGGCCGTTCGCACCCACGCCCCGGCGCCCGCCCTCGCGGCGGCCCGCGCCTCCCGCCGCGACCCGGCGGACATCGCCGACCGGATACGCCACCTGGGAGACCTGCACGGGGCGGGACTCGTCACCGACGAGGAGTTCCATCTCAAGAAGGCGGAACTGCTCGCCGAGCTGTGAGGCCGGCGCGGGGTGCGCCGGCCGTAGGCTGGTGCACCTCATGGCCGACCAACCCGATCTCCGCCGCCGGATGACCGGAGCCGCCCGGCGCGCGGCCCGAGTCGTCGCCGCCGACCTGGGCTCACCGTCCGAGTCGACCGCCGCGCTCCTCGGCGGCGCCCGCTCGCGCTGGGTGCGCCTGCTGCCGTACGTGGTCGCCGTCGGGCTCGTCTCCTCGCTGCTGCCCGTCGGCGTCACCGTCATGACGCAGGACTACGGGCTGAACGGCGCGCTCGCCGGGGCGCTCGCGACCGCGCAGAGCGCGCCGCTGCTGCTCGCCGTGCGGCGCCCGATGCACGCCTGGTGGATCGTCTTCACCGCCGACGTCGTGACCGCGTTCGCGCTGCTGGGCGCCGACGGCACCGAGGGGCGGACCTGGCCGTGGACGCCGATGGCCGTCGTGGGCTACCTGTTCCTGATGGCCGCCCTCGGGCTGCGCGAGCCGCGCCGCAGGCTGGTCGCCGTGTGGC
It encodes the following:
- a CDS encoding DUF475 domain-containing protein, which translates into the protein MVLKTFGWSFAVTAAGLAFAAWQWGWEAFGIVLILSILEISLSFDNAVVNAGILKKMNAFWQKIFLTIGILIAVFGMRLVFPVVIVAISAKVGPIEAVQLAMDDPDRYEALVTDAHPAIAAFGGMFLLMIFLDFIFEKREHTWLSWIEKPLAKLGKVDMLSACVALIALLLSAMYFAVEAHTSSGHADKTATVLLAGIAGLITYLVVGGLSGYFEDKLEEEEEREHEEEEKAKREGKQVSAVGLAGKAAFFLFLYLEVLDASFSFDGVIGAFAITNHIFWMALGLGIGAMYVRSLTVYLVREGTLDDYVYLEHGAHYAIGALATILLVTIRYEISEIITGLLGVVLIGASFWSSVVRNKRVAAAEGSGSGDKAGISSGV
- a CDS encoding TerD family protein; the encoded protein is MGVTLAKGGNVSLSKAAPNLTQVLVGLGWDARSTTGADFDLDASALLCQNGRVLGDEWFIFYNQLKSPDGSVEHTGDNLTGEGDGDDESLIVDLSAVPAHVDKIVFPVSIHEADNRGQTFGQVSNAFIRVVNQADGQELARYDLSEDASTETAMIFGELYRYGGEWKFRAVGQGYASGLRGIALDFGVNVS
- a CDS encoding TerD family protein; this translates as MGVSLSKGGNVSLTKAAPNLTAVTVGLGWDVRTTTGTDFDLDASALLTNAEGKVATDGNFVFFNNLKSPDGSVEHTGDNLTGEGEGDDEAIKVNLAAVPADVDKIVFPVSIYEAESRQQSFGQVRNAFIRVVNQADGVELARYDLSEDASTETAMVFGELYRNGAEWKFRAIGQGYASGLRGIAQDFGVNV
- a CDS encoding peroxiredoxin gives rise to the protein MAIEVGDKAPEFTLKDNHGRTVSLSDYRGEKNVVLLFYPFAFTGVCTGELCALRDELPSFVNDDTQLLAVSNDSIHTLRVFAEQEGLEYPLLSDFWPHGEVSTAYGVFDAEKGCAVRGTFIIDKEGVVRWTVLNGLPDARDLNEYVAALGTL
- a CDS encoding DUF3052 domain-containing protein — protein: MSATADHAETNLAVRLGFQPDQVVQEIGYDDDVDTELREAIEAAIGSDLVDEDYDDVADAVVLWFRDDDGDLTDALVDAIAYMEEGGQILLLTPKTGRDGYVEPSDIGDAATTAGLSQTKSVSAGKDWAGTRLVTPKAAAKKR
- the aceE gene encoding pyruvate dehydrogenase (acetyl-transferring), homodimeric type, producing the protein MASGSDRNPIIIGGLPSQVPDFDPEETKEWLDSLDAAVDERGRERARYLMLRLIERAREKRVAVPEMRSTDYVNTIATRDEPFFPGNEEIERKVLNATRWNAAVMVSRAQRPGIGVGGHIATFASSASLYDVGFNHFFRGKDDGKGGDQIFFQGHASPGIYARAFLLDRLSEQQLDAFRQEKSKAPYGLSSYPHPRLMPDFWEFPTVSMGLGPLGAIYQARMNRYMEARGIADTSDSHVWAYLGDGEMDEPESLGQLSIAAREGLDNLTFVVNCNLQRLDGPVRGNGKIIQELESQFRGAGWNVIKLVWDRTWDPLLAQDRDGVLVNKLNTTPDGQFQTYATETGSYIREHFFGGDHRLRSMVENMTDHQILMLGRGGHDHRKIYAAYAAAREHKGQPTVILAQTVKGWTLGPNFEGRNATHQMKKLTVADLKGFRDRLHIPITDAQLESGLPPYYHPGRDSEEIQYMHDRRKGLGGYVPTRVVRAKPLELPGDTTYAAVKKGSGQQSIATTMAFVRLLKDLMRDKEIGKRFVLIAPDEYRTFGMDSFFPSAKIYNPLGQQYEAVDRELLLAYKESPTGQMLHDGISEAGCTASLVAAGSAYATHGEPLIPVYVFYSMFGFQRTGDQFWQMADQLARGFVLGATAGRTTLTGEGLQHADGHSQLLASTNPGCVSYDPAFGFEIAHIVQDGLRRMYGPDAEDVFYYLTVYNEPIQHPAEPEGVDAEGIVKGIHLFRRGEQGQIPAQIMASGVAVPWAVEAQRILAEEWNVRADVWSATSWNELRREAVEADRHNLLHPEEEQRVPYVTRKLSGAEGPFVAVSDWMRSVPDQISRWVPGAYTSLGADGFGFADTRGAARRYFHIDAPSIVLAVLTELARDGKVDRGVLKQAIDRYQLLDVAAADPGPEGGDA
- a CDS encoding peptidase inhibitor family I36 protein; translation: MRHPTVLPTALAAALLAPAALLAPSAATAAPGPAPAAFAAPPAVPGAPPGTAGAPARSAPRLGDCAAGELCLWAGSGFQGARRVHDLSGLDIEACVPLAAGTTAASLANRTGRPVTTYQSAECAETGEFETYPGKGTWVPESPHRVRAFKVWET
- a CDS encoding MFS transporter, translating into MMVALDGTIVAIANPAIQKDLGASLSEVQWITNGYLLALAVALITAGKLGDRFGHRQTFLIGIAGFAAASAAIGLSDSIALVIVFRIFQGLFGALLMPAALGLLRATFPAEKLNMAIGIWGMVIGASTAGGPIVGGLLVEHVSWQSVFFINVPVGVVALAFGLVILRDHRAENAPRSFDIPGIVLLSGAMGALVYGLIKAGESWGWGGTNTWLCLGGAVILFVLFAVWETKVKEPLIPLGMFRSVPLSAGTVLMVLMAFAFMGGLFFVTFYLQGVRGLSPVDSGLRLLPLTAMMIVSSPLAGLLITKFGPRVPLVGGMVCTAAAMFGMTTLTDGTGTFAMSLWFALLGLGLAPVMVGATEVIVGNAPLELSGVAGGLQQAAMQVGGALGTAVLGAVMSSKVSAEFADNWQAAGIPVPADPRLEEAAEFGAVPGELAQAPGMTPDLLTRIGDVIHDTFMSGMGLAFTVAGVVAVVAALVATLTKRGENAEAGAGVGHI
- a CDS encoding TetR family transcriptional regulator; this translates as MAVEPTGLRARKKQRTRDALVRVALELFTAQGYEETTVDEITDAVEVSQRTFFRYFAGKEDAAFAVQEMTESLYLDALRARPPGEPPLEAMRQAVFAVWDVIEVAVSEIVPLELHMRSFRMIESTPALLAAHLRRSAEAEEVLAQLIADREGLDMALDPRPRVAVAAFSGVMRVTGRLWSQGEDLRPEAVRRLTETFLDHLTPALAGDWRGGGAAVRGTSAERAAHTERHLPAL